Sequence from the Montipora foliosa isolate CH-2021 chromosome 12, ASM3666993v2, whole genome shotgun sequence genome:
AAACTTGCTTTTGCTCAAGAGTTTTTAGAAAACATAGTGTTTCTGAGTTCCAAAACCCCTAAGAATTGTAGCATCTTCCGTGCCAACCGGGAACTCTGTTTCGTGTTTAAATCACAGGACAAGTTCACAATCTGATCTGATTTCCAGCGTGAATCGTGCCACTAGAGAAATTTTTTTCCGACCTCGACTGTTGGTTTTTTGAATGGCGTTGCGTTCTCTCTGACCTTAAGAAAAACTCCTCCGGCATCCAGGGTACCATACGCCTCTCTGTGCCACGTGAAAATCAAAGCAAACAGCTTGACGGGCCAAAACCGGTTTGAGGGGAAATGTGATGTGattgaaaaaccttaaataacaatgaccacaaccaggttttctgagcccgcgagactgagcacccccagcaaaccattattttaacgaaaaccgctggtcagcaacctggttctggtcattgctgtctaaggtcttccgatATGATTAGGCTGTTGACTCGCGCCTTTTCAATTTTCGTCCTTGATTGGTGATTCCGAATCGCATAGCGTTTTCTCGCATCATcttgaaaacaattcttttgacaACCAGGGTGCATACGTTGCGACGACTACAAAGTGTGTTATTCACAAAATGTGAAAGCTGCAGTTTCTTCAATTCCAGTGCATACTCTTTGTTCCACCTTGTAACATTTGCATGTTGCGGTTAACAACCAGACTTAAACAGGATCCCATTTTGGATCAGTAAACAAAACTTATCTTCACAATTTTACGTTGTTGCTAAATACCCATAAATATCTATCTATGATAttcaaaaaaaagttaaaatacaaaaaaattacaaaatgatGAACTATTATACAAACGTAAAGTGCTAACTTTTGCCTTTGATTGTGGTGCAGTTTGGACTTGCACATGTCCTTACCTACTTTTCGGCTCGTGCGTTATCTCACAATAATTGTTTGATCATTTTTCTCCAAGAATCGGACTTTGGTCCTTGTGTTGACGAGCAAACGTATACGTGTCCAGACGAAACACTTCATAGACGACAGAAATATTCTTTTTATAAATTTAttagaaagagaaaaaatgtttttttttttcaagttaaaaTTGTTTCCTATATAGGAAAAGTAACTTTACGTTTGATCTTAAAAGTTTAACAGTTGCACAATTATAATTAACCATGCGAGGAGAATTAATGAGGAGCTATGTGTAAAAAGATTTCTTTTCTATTTATTGTCTCTGTTTAAGAACTGAAGGAATGTTTGTGAACATCTGACAGACGTCAATATCTCGACACCGTTGTCCTTTCTCATATATCTGCTCCATAAAACATCGATGTTACTTCTTCCAAAGTCATTTTACGGTGCCTGGTAAGCCCGACAGACAACATGGGAGGACAAGTCTCAAGAAACGACTGGATATGGTCTTACACCGCCGAACCACATGCTACAAGGAGAAAGGAGATTTTAGGTAAGTAATATAACCCAGTATTAAATACATGATTTGTGCTTCAGAGTTAGCTTTATTTTTAGCCCGTGATAACGGTGAAAATTGGATTGGGAAAGATGACTAAGCTATTTGCTGTACACATAACGCATATAACTTGGATTTACTCTTACATAAATCTTCGGTTAAAATAACATGATGCAGAAACGTTTTCTTCTCAGTTGAACCAACTATTTTCTTAGCCGGTTGAATCATTTTACGACAACCAAGACCTAGgcaatatttttgcaatttatttatatAATCTTTTATACAAAAAGCgccagaaaagaaaaacgtgggCCCATGTGAATTGAGGACCGTGACTAGGACCATTTTAGCTTCAGCTCATCATTGATTCCTGTCCTCTTAAGTTCCGCCATGCCCTAGCATTGCAGGATAAAGACAAAATGTAAGCGAAATTATGTTTGGGAAAGTCTCAATATATTAGGAAAGTTTTAGATAGCTTCTGTTCACTCAGACTGAGATTCGCTTTCGTTACTTTAACTGAAATTGCGTAATTCTTCGAGCTGGTCGAGAAGCGTAATGGTGGCTGAATTTTCCGATAACATAATGACCATTCCTCGAGCTCAATTCACCGAATACTGGTCGGGATAACTTTCAAGACTGTTATTTTTATGTACGGTAATTCCACGCATCTCAGTTTTCTCTAACCTAAGTGGAACGTACGGtaacataaaaaaattaattttctcagTCGAGTTCGTTCAAGGACAGCTTCtacgttttttttaacttatcaTTATAATAACAAAACAGGAGTAAGTAAAACAGTAATTTAAGTTCGTTTTTCGCTGAATATTCCAAAATACTAAGACTTCTGGTGTTTCTCCTCTCCGACCTGTGCCTTCGAGAGATAATGCCCTGGCTCGGTTTATCTTGTTCAAAACATCCAATGATGGTTCATTGGTGGAGAAGGAGAGGTTCAAGAGCGCTGTACATTCCTGAAATATCTGGGTTAGCTTCAATCTTTTGCATCTTAAAAGTAAAGCTAACCATTCCTATACTTTGCGCTGTACCTTAGGTATTCATTTCTTTAAGTGTGGCTCCATATACATGCACACATAGGCTCTTGGTCAGTAAAGACTTTGATGCAGAGAATGCTTTGACTATACCAGTGCAAGGATTAAGCAATTCACACTCAAGACTAACAAATGCTTTTACTTTATTTGTAGCCAAATACCCACAAATCAAGAAACTGATGGGATCCGATCCGAACCTGAAGTATCAAATTATGTTGGTGATGGCGCTCCAAATGGGTCTTGTTTACTCAGTGCAATTCATGTCCTGGCCAATGGTGATTTTCTTTACATACACACTTGGTGGACTACTCAATCAATCCTTGTGTTTAGGAATCCACGAGGTTGCGCATAATTTGGCTTTCGGTCACTCACGTCCACTTGCCAATAAGAtcttttcattgtttgcaaatctTCCTGCTGGTATACCAATTGCGATCACCTTCAAAAAGTACCACCTGACACACCACAGATATCAGGGAGACGTGGAATTTGATGGAGACTTGCCAACAAAGTTTGAATCCCGGTTTTTTGTCAACACCGCAACCAAATTGCTATGGGTGTTAACGATGCCATTTTGGTTTGCTGTACGCCCAATGCTTGTCTACCCAACGTGGCCTCAACTCCTGGAAGTCGTCAATGTTATACTTCAAATTGGTTTTGATTATCTAATATACCAATACTGGGGCGGAAAGGCTCTTTTCTGTTTGACGATGAGCAAGTTGTACGGGATAAGCCTTCACCCTGCCGGTGGTCACGCGATCGCAGAGCACTACCAATTCCAAGATGATGTTGAAACATATTCCTACTATGGTCCCTTGAACTGGTTCCTCTTCAACATTGGCTACCATAACGAGCATCATGACTTCCCCAATATCCCTGGATCACGACTTCCCCAGCTGCAGGAGATTGCGCCCGAGTATTACAAGACTTTGCCTCATCATACCTCCTATTGCAGGGTCATATACGAATTCATTACCAATCCAAAGATCGGCCCCTTTGCCAGGACGAAGCGCCAGGGAAATAGaccccaaggcgaggacttgaAGGTAGACTAAATGGGAATCACAGGCTTACTCCGCGAACTTTGCCCTCTGCGTATAACGTTGATGTGTTCTTTCGCAGAAACGTCGACATTTTAATTTAGCTATCTTGATTTTAGATTTTGACTTGTTTAGCTTTTATTCGCTGCCAATATGAAGTATTTTAATTGCGCTGAAAACCGTCTACGTCAGTTGGTGTTTGGTAAAAAGGGTCTTGGTGTTAAATCAGAATTGCATTGTTAACAAGTACAGTGGATTCGTTCTTTCTAGTTTTATTCTTTTGTGGCCACCACCTGTACATGTGACTCGTTTCAGATATTTTCTTTGTCATCAATTAACCTTTCATATATACTGTGTagtgttattaatttttgtcaGTCCTTTTTCGGACACGCTGTAGCATTGTAATTGAGGTCAATTCAGTTTAGAGTTTCCTGTCTTACTTAGGGAATGACATGAGattttcaatgacacttgtgaGCTCAGTCAATGGCCGAGTTTTGGCTTGTTGCAATAAAAAAGATTGTCCATGAAGTATGTTCCATGCTTTCGATGTGTCAGTTGGacaatttgttttatgaaaGAGCGATGACGATGAATGCAACCAGCGTGAACCCAATCAACCATCTTTTTATCTCGTACTCAGATCTCTTGTGGACGC
This genomic interval carries:
- the LOC137979962 gene encoding sphingolipid delta(4)-desaturase DES1-like → MGGQVSRNDWIWSYTAEPHATRRKEILAKYPQIKKLMGSDPNLKYQIMLVMALQMGLVYSVQFMSWPMVIFFTYTLGGLLNQSLCLGIHEVAHNLAFGHSRPLANKIFSLFANLPAGIPIAITFKKYHLTHHRYQGDVEFDGDLPTKFESRFFVNTATKLLWVLTMPFWFAVRPMLVYPTWPQLLEVVNVILQIGFDYLIYQYWGGKALFCLTMSKLYGISLHPAGGHAIAEHYQFQDDVETYSYYGPLNWFLFNIGYHNEHHDFPNIPGSRLPQLQEIAPEYYKTLPHHTSYCRVIYEFITNPKIGPFARTKRQGNRPQGEDLKVD